In Schistocerca cancellata isolate TAMUIC-IGC-003103 chromosome 7, iqSchCanc2.1, whole genome shotgun sequence, a genomic segment contains:
- the LOC126092938 gene encoding insulinoma-associated protein 2-like, whose product MWVSSSWAQQSAQSVFAGTPHRTRRREDEAQDATQQVQRENAESWSREISEVGALSPHDGVKSGAGWRAAEPTMSPASQGGLELKRYIGSCLISAPRKAGEGGAALAAGPAPAPAPLCGLPLISLAPRPGAFSRLAMHTQGAPLILAGRYGARKQGQGQGQGQRQQQRGPAVARAAEATTEAAGSGGGGGRATSSDSLNTASDESSGPSENSLPRIIKPRKRRKKDRKPPAAPAAHQPAAPPSPEAAAPEGSSIVTLRPYVPLCFELYDAARPPPAASARRAAEPKRSEPPRSKPRPQLQLQVQAARGEDGRQQQQQSPPALSASASPSPSVCQCRYCDPRGHIWDVHRHCYSPVLTAPAPDESPFASIPLFLGEPPAGHAADTDDGFFSEDLPTSASPTSLSGDGRDPPADGGSALRRSWSGCSSSSFSSSSSSSSPSPPSLAGDPGGRARTAAVAVASQGLQVSTEIVTSPNGHRDLEIRFYSSSPPGREAAASEARVRNEAAWPASRPRGGALWGSGGPDEHGAGALGDEVLQLSIRAEE is encoded by the exons ATGTGGGTTAGCAGCAGCTGGGCGCAGCAGTCGGCTCAGTCAGTGTTCGCCGGGACGCCTCACCGTACGCGTCGAAGAGAGGACGAGGCACAGGACGCGACACAGCAAGTACAGAGAGAGAACGCGGAAAGCTGGTCGAGAGAGATAAGCGAGGTCGGCGCGCTGTCGCCTCACGATGGGGTGAAGTCCGGGGCGGGCTGGCGAGCGGCGGAGCCCACGATGAGCCCCGCCTCGCAGGGCGGGCTGGAGCTGAAGCGCTACATCGGCAGCTGCCTCATCTCGGCGCCGCGTAAGGCGGGCGAGGGCGGCGCGGCGCTGGCGGCGGGTCCTGCCCCGGCGCCGGCGCCGCTGTGCGGGCTGCCGCTCATCTCGCTGGCGCCGCGGCCCGGCGCCTTCTCGCGGCTCGCCATGCACACGCAGGGCGCGCCGCTCATCCTGGCCGGCCGGTACGGCGCCCGCAAGCAGGGCCAGGGCCAGGGGCAGggccagcggcagcagcagcggggg CCGGCCGTGGCGCGCGCCGCCGAAGCCACCACGGAGGCCGCCGGTAGCGGTGGAGGCGGCGGCAGGGCCACCAGCAGCGACTCGCTCAACACGGCCAGCGACGAGAGCTCGGGCCCGTCCGAGAACAGCCTGCCGCGCATCATCAAGCCCCGCAAGCGGCGCAAGAAGGACCGCAAGCCGCCGGCGGCTCCCGCCGCCCACCAGCCGGCAGCGCCGCCCTCGCCGGAGGCGGCCGCCCCGGAGGGCTCCAGCATAGTGACGCTGCGGCCGTACGTGCCGCTGTGCTTCGAACTGTACGACGCCGCGCGGCCGCCCCCAGCCGCCAGCGCGCGCCGGGCCGCCGAGCCGAAGCGGAGCGAGCCGCCCAGGAGCAAGCCGAggccgcagctgcagctgcaggtgcAGGCGGCGCGCGGCGAGGAcggccgccagcagcagcagcagagcccgcctgccctctcggcgtcggcgtcgccgtcgccgtccgtgtGCCAGTGCCGCTACTGCGACCCCCGCGGCCACATTTGGGACGTGCACCGCCACTGCTACTCGCCGGTGCTGACGGCGCCCGCCCCGGACGAGTCGCCGTTCGCCAGCATCCCCCTGTTCCTGGGCGAGCCGCCCGCCGGCCACGCCGCCGACACCGACGACGGCTTCTTCAGCGAGGACCTGCCCACGTCTGCGTCGCCCACCTCCCTCTCTGGCGACGGCCGAGACCCGCCGGCCGACGGCGGCAGCGCGCTGCGCCGCAGCTGGAGCGGCTGCTCCTCTTCTTCTTTctcctcgtcttcttcttcttcttctccgtcGCCGCCGTCGCTCGCCGGTGACCCTGGCGGCCGCGCGCGCACTGCAGCCGTCGCCGTCGCCTCGCAGGGGCTGCAGGTGTCCACCGAGATAGTGACCTCCCCCAACGGCCACCGCGACCTCGAGATCAGGTTCTACTCGAGCTCGCCGCCGGGTCGGGAGGCTGCTGCGAGCGAGGCCCGCGTCCGGAACGAGGCGGCGTGGCCCGCGAGCCGGCCGCGAGGCGGCGCCCTGTGGGGCAGCGGCGGGCCGGACGAGCACGGCGCCGGCGCGCTCGGCGACGAGGTGCTGCAGCTCAGCATACGCGCCGAGGAGTAG